One region of Streptomyces sp. CG4 genomic DNA includes:
- a CDS encoding saccharopine dehydrogenase NADP-binding domain-containing protein has translation MIGILGGYGAVGAHAARLLARWEAGPLRIGGRDDVRAKELTGQLPHAEAVAVDIDAPASLAAFVRGCDLVVNCAGPSHRTSQQVTFAALMAGAHLVDAGGGGRLDHVRSAVGERTALYDAGALPGLSGLLPRWLAAEHFDTVHGLTAYSGVFDRFTATGADDYLDGVLDGANEPLAAWRDGARRSGALLRLTDHRLPYFLREVTAFPYLDGETERLARDLSLRHGNWYTAVDGEHLAAALAGSRTADRADAVADLCRATALDTAGRTPYVTLLVQLDGTRAGQPASRTAVLRAPGIAQLTGAVTAAAALPVLRGEVPQGTHWADTALDPLATVDRLTGEPGLCDLRVHDAAIHELTTVEEGAL, from the coding sequence GTGATCGGCATACTGGGTGGATACGGCGCGGTCGGCGCCCACGCGGCCCGGCTGCTTGCCCGATGGGAAGCCGGACCGCTGCGGATCGGCGGACGAGACGACGTGCGGGCGAAAGAGCTCACCGGACAGCTCCCGCACGCCGAGGCGGTCGCCGTCGACATCGACGCCCCGGCCTCGCTCGCCGCCTTCGTCCGGGGCTGTGACCTGGTGGTGAACTGTGCGGGCCCGTCGCACCGCACCTCTCAGCAGGTCACGTTCGCCGCACTGATGGCGGGCGCCCATCTCGTCGACGCCGGAGGCGGCGGACGGCTCGACCACGTCCGCAGCGCCGTCGGCGAACGCACCGCCCTGTACGACGCGGGCGCGCTGCCGGGTCTGTCGGGACTGCTGCCCCGCTGGCTGGCGGCTGAGCACTTCGACACCGTGCACGGACTGACCGCGTACTCCGGTGTGTTCGACCGCTTCACCGCGACCGGCGCCGACGACTACCTGGACGGAGTCCTCGACGGCGCCAACGAGCCCCTCGCCGCCTGGCGTGACGGTGCCCGCCGCTCCGGCGCACTGCTCCGCCTGACGGATCACCGACTGCCGTACTTCCTCCGCGAGGTGACGGCCTTCCCCTACCTGGACGGCGAGACCGAGCGGCTCGCCCGCGACCTTTCACTCAGGCACGGAAACTGGTACACGGCGGTGGACGGCGAGCACCTGGCGGCGGCGCTGGCCGGATCCCGCACCGCGGACCGCGCCGACGCCGTGGCGGACCTGTGCCGCGCGACCGCCCTCGACACGGCCGGCCGCACGCCGTACGTGACCCTCCTCGTCCAGCTCGACGGCACGCGTGCCGGACAGCCGGCGAGCCGCACGGCTGTCCTGCGTGCACCGGGCATCGCCCAGCTCACCGGCGCCGTCACCGCGGCCGCGGCCCTCCCTGTCCTGCGCGGCGAAGTGCCGCAGGGCACGCACTGGGCGGACACGGCCCTCGATCCGCTCGCCACGGTCGACCGGCTGACGGGCGAGCCGGGGCTGTGCGACCTACGCGTGCACGACGCGGCGATCCACGAGCTCACCACGGTCGAGGAGGGTGCCCTGTGA
- a CDS encoding bifunctional Gfo/Idh/MocA family oxidoreductase/class I SAM-dependent methyltransferase translates to MKRLRTVVCGTTFGQFYLAALARMPEEFEVVGVLAAGSERSVECAARHGVPLYTDVDRLPGDIDLACVVVRSGVLGGTGTDLALRLLHRGINVVQEQPVHHDDLAACLRAARKHGVRYRLGDLYVRLPEVRRFIRAARTARERQPVAYVDAACASQVAFPLLHLLGEALGSVRPWGVSATAKDGDTPFAVLTGTIGWAPLTLRVHNQVDPDDPDNHLHLLHRVTLGTAGGSLTLTDPHGPVLWSPRLHIPEAVKNRFDFDDPDGSHLAEPTTSVLSTAAPAAYRNVLREQWPTAIGEDLRAVRAAILGDPLAERPDQYHLTLCRMWQDLTKELGYPTLQPGQAHRPLAADELAGEVGLSDLIRYATCEADRHVGAVDRRLVDDFVRQLDDAVLKSMLAALQQAGILDDPQSTCSAEEILDAAQVASRHRPLIRRWLRVLADRAVVTRENEWFRGSAPVDSAAVNRAWDLAAGTWQRGLGTREFVTYLRRNAECLPELMRDEQQAALLLFPEGRTDVADAVYRETITARYLNTAVAAAVRSLAAVRNAARPLRITEVGAGTGATTEAVITALRENGRGRPPVDYLFTDVSHFFVSVAKERHAAHPWIRHGLYDVDQDPAGQGLVPTAADVVIAAGVLNNARDTDATMRHLAGLLAPGGVLLVTEPTREHLEILASQAFMMTAAEDAREATDTTFLTREQWLEALAGAGFRQIVTAPDEAHPLAPLGQRLFAARVC, encoded by the coding sequence GTGAAGCGGCTTCGGACGGTCGTGTGCGGCACGACCTTCGGCCAGTTCTATCTCGCCGCCCTGGCCAGGATGCCAGAGGAGTTCGAGGTCGTCGGCGTTCTAGCGGCCGGAAGTGAGCGTTCGGTCGAGTGCGCCGCGCGGCATGGCGTACCGCTGTACACGGACGTGGACCGACTGCCCGGTGACATCGACCTCGCGTGCGTCGTCGTCCGCTCCGGCGTCCTGGGCGGAACCGGCACCGACCTGGCGCTGCGGCTGCTGCACCGTGGCATCAATGTCGTCCAGGAGCAGCCGGTGCATCACGACGACCTGGCGGCGTGTCTGCGCGCGGCGCGCAAGCACGGGGTGCGCTACCGGCTCGGAGACCTGTATGTGCGGCTGCCGGAGGTGCGGCGGTTCATCCGGGCCGCCCGCACGGCGCGCGAACGGCAGCCCGTGGCCTACGTCGACGCCGCCTGTGCGTCGCAGGTCGCCTTCCCGCTGCTCCATCTTCTGGGCGAGGCGCTCGGGAGCGTGCGGCCCTGGGGGGTGAGTGCCACTGCCAAGGACGGCGACACGCCGTTCGCGGTACTGACCGGCACGATCGGCTGGGCACCTCTGACCCTGCGGGTGCACAACCAGGTCGATCCCGACGATCCCGACAACCACCTGCACCTGCTGCACCGCGTCACCCTCGGTACGGCCGGCGGCAGCCTCACCCTCACCGACCCGCACGGCCCGGTGCTGTGGAGCCCGCGCCTGCACATCCCCGAAGCGGTGAAGAACCGCTTCGACTTCGACGACCCCGACGGCAGCCATCTCGCCGAGCCCACTACGTCCGTGCTGAGCACCGCGGCGCCGGCCGCGTACCGGAACGTGCTGCGCGAGCAGTGGCCGACCGCCATCGGCGAGGACCTTCGAGCAGTACGCGCCGCGATCCTGGGCGACCCGCTGGCCGAGCGGCCCGACCAGTACCACCTGACGCTGTGCCGGATGTGGCAGGACCTCACCAAGGAGCTGGGCTATCCGACGCTCCAGCCGGGTCAGGCACACCGGCCGCTTGCAGCAGATGAGTTGGCTGGGGAGGTCGGCTTGTCGGACCTGATCCGGTACGCGACCTGCGAGGCGGACCGCCACGTGGGCGCCGTGGACCGTCGGCTGGTGGACGACTTCGTACGACAGCTCGACGACGCGGTGCTGAAGTCGATGCTGGCCGCGCTCCAGCAGGCGGGGATCTTGGACGATCCTCAGTCGACTTGCTCAGCCGAGGAGATCCTGGACGCCGCCCAGGTTGCGTCCCGACACCGCCCACTGATCCGGCGCTGGCTGCGCGTGCTGGCGGACCGAGCGGTGGTGACGCGGGAGAACGAGTGGTTCCGGGGCTCGGCTCCGGTCGATTCCGCGGCGGTGAACCGAGCGTGGGACCTTGCCGCCGGCACCTGGCAACGGGGCCTCGGCACCCGGGAGTTCGTCACCTACCTGCGGCGCAACGCCGAATGCCTGCCCGAGCTGATGAGGGACGAACAGCAGGCCGCCCTGCTGCTCTTCCCCGAGGGCCGGACCGACGTCGCGGACGCCGTGTACCGCGAGACCATCACCGCCCGCTATCTGAACACCGCTGTCGCCGCCGCCGTACGCTCCCTTGCCGCCGTACGCAACGCCGCCCGTCCGCTGCGGATCACCGAAGTCGGCGCGGGTACCGGTGCGACGACGGAAGCAGTCATCACGGCCCTGCGCGAGAACGGCCGTGGGCGACCGCCCGTGGACTATCTGTTCACCGACGTCTCCCACTTCTTCGTCTCCGTCGCCAAGGAACGCCATGCCGCTCATCCCTGGATCCGGCACGGGCTTTACGACGTCGACCAGGACCCGGCCGGACAGGGACTCGTGCCCACTGCCGCGGACGTCGTCATCGCCGCGGGCGTGCTGAACAACGCGCGGGACACGGACGCGACCATGCGCCACCTGGCCGGGCTGCTTGCGCCGGGTGGAGTCCTGCTGGTCACCGAACCCACCCGCGAACACCTGGAGATCCTCGCCTCACAGGCGTTCATGATGACCGCCGCCGAAGACGCCCGAGAGGCCACCGACACCACCTTCCTCACTCGGGAGCAGTGGCTGGAGGCCCTGGCGGGAGCGGGGTTCCGCCAGATCGTCACGGCGCCGGACGAGGCGCACCCGCTGGCGCCGCTGGGGCAGCGGCTGTTCGCCGCCCGAGTCTGCTGA
- a CDS encoding amino acid adenylation domain-containing protein, whose amino-acid sequence MTQEHTDATLDLPALVGELLGVPVTGIDEDTHLIQLGLDSLAMMRIAGRCRRAGLDIAFADLISEPTLAAWRRLVDERSQCGEAAVTRPVDDTEPFELALMQHAYWVGRSEGQRLGGVAAHFYHEFDGRDVDPGRLEAAVRAVFARHGMLRVRILDDGRQRILPESTWPGLRVHDLRELRAAEADHRLGQLRRTLSHRRMDIAAAEVFDVQLSLLADGRTRLHINLDMVAADALSLRVLLADLARAYAGATLPALDYSYPRYLAERRAARETPARKAALEADRAYWHQRLPDLPAAPRLPASTGQSAAVTVVRRHLHLDADRTRRFEEAARRHGLTPAMALAAVFAETLQAFSAEPDFLLNLPLFDRELLHDDVASLVGDFTSSVLLAWHGAAPGTFAERAARLQKRFHEDVAHAGYSGVEVLRDASRLHADRVLAPVVYTSALGLGELFADTVRESFGEASWIISQGPQVWLDAQVTEVGGGLLVNWDAREDAFAPGALDTMFSAYRTLLERLLDAPRAWTTPVPPMLPDAQRTVRGAVNATDWNPGATRLHDGFFDRAAARPDAPALLWGQDASLTYGELAQRALVLAGHLQARGVQPGDLVAVTLPKGPDQITAVLAVLAVGAAYLPLGVDQPDARRERIHTAAGIRLVLDDIAVPAGTEQLPAPLPGTPDDLAYVIYTSGSTGEPKGVEVTHAAAVNTIADLNDRFATAPSDRTLAVSALDFDLSVYDVFGTLASGGAVVCVEESARRDATAWADLVRTRRVTVVNCVPALLDMLVTAAAGRDGLPTLRLVLLGGDWVPLDLPGRVRAVAPDCRFVALGGTTETAIHSTVCEVDEVPADWESVPYGTPLRGVRCRVVDRLGRDCPDWVPGELWIGGAGVARGYRGDAARTADRFLEAEGLRWYRTGDRARYWPDGTLEFLGRADHQVKIRGHRIELGEVEAALAAVPGVERAVAVVGEDGRLAAAVTGVAEPAQLRAYAAERLPSAMVPERVAVLAELPLTPNGKIDRKVVARRVAQCAEAGARTVTPPRGAREQRVARAWADLLGTGDVGREDDFFTLGGDSLLATRLIARLRADGYGEVRLADLFSHPVLAEFAVRLHTDGMARTSKTVTADPEHRHEPFPLTDVQRAYWLGRGRDFTLGGIGCHFYREYDVVDLDVARLESALNRLVQRHEMLRAVVDDDGEQRILPEVPRLTVEITEAGPDVEAAFAELRERASHQVFDPARWPLFTVRGVRAGHRTRLAIGIDNIALDALSILTFYAELAILYGDTDAELPSADVSFRDYICSTAPDPEAVATARAYWTELLPQLPPAPALPLAKDPATVESPCFTRREARIAPERWQVLTERARVHGLTPSGVLLTAFAEVLGRWSARPDLTLNLTLFDRRDVHPHIGNILGDFTSLMLVSSRPRAGESWSVRARRVQEELWSSLDHRDVSAVWVRRELARRSGEPETTMPVVFTSALGVGGRPPRAPFDQQVWGVSQTPQVWLDHQVTEDGDGVRLNWDVVEELFPDGLVDAMFEAYLRLLDWLATGDWNTPAPELLPAGQHATRAAVNATGPGVPGLLHTGFFRRAADQPQRIALLWGDGERLTYGQLADRALRLATVLVERGVRRSETIAISVPKGPDQIVAVLGVLAAGAAYVPVGVDQPSARRERIHRLSGVRFAVTEPGVQAGGGVTAVPVDAAPSMDVAAAPVDVPAHALAYVIFTSGSTGDPKGVEITHQAAANTVTDINQRYEVTDSDRVLAVSALDFDLSVYDVFGPLSAGGAMVLIGEDERRDARRWLDLVRRHRITVWNTVPALLDMLLVTAESGAQAPDMLRLALVSGDWVGLDLPARLAEQSPWCRFLALGGATEAAIWSNVHEVSEVDPAWKSVPYGRPLRGQRFRVVDAHGRDCPDWVPGELWIGGAGVALGYRSAPELTRRQFVTVGGERWYRTGDLGRYWPDGTLEFLGRADHQVKIRGHRIELGEIEAALRDAPGVGRALVTVAGEGAARRLTATVVPANGSTAAGLTGAQLTSSTVEFRDRARRVESAAAESFLAQLLGLSDVASGLTADEWAARLGVAETHLPVLRLWLRWLAERKVLVDDAGVYAPGPEAPAAPPAAHTDAYSGLISRAHQRLTDRIDDFRYILAGRLDASVLLADDVLAPARLAAADPGSEDAVHEVAQRIRRLADKLRRPVEVAELGGGDGAWAARLLDRLAPEQLRYTLLDGDPDLVEAARQRLAGLPHETACHRLPGLLLPDELRHSFDVVLADQILHRHPDPSHGPALAALLTRRGGMLLAVERAELTPVALLTAALLDGGYAGFDRERRAAGTPILSAARWAELLGAAGFHDVRHHVLGDSFTELLQAHRPEDAVDLDPAALRTHAAQHLPAHMVPERLAVLPWLPLGANGKVDRATVTALVSAAQNGEDPDEPPQGELEQALAVMWTELLGVPAVGRRQSFFTLGGDSLLATRFLARVDRHYGIQLPLRRLFAGPTLERVAECLGAELAQLDGTEEGAL is encoded by the coding sequence GTGACGCAGGAACACACGGACGCGACGCTCGATCTGCCCGCACTCGTCGGCGAACTGCTCGGGGTTCCCGTGACCGGCATCGACGAGGACACGCATCTCATCCAGCTCGGACTCGATTCCCTGGCGATGATGCGGATCGCCGGCCGATGTCGCCGTGCCGGACTCGACATCGCCTTCGCCGACCTCATTTCCGAGCCGACACTGGCGGCCTGGCGGCGGCTCGTCGACGAGCGGAGCCAGTGCGGCGAGGCGGCCGTGACCCGGCCCGTTGACGACACCGAGCCCTTCGAACTCGCCCTCATGCAGCACGCCTACTGGGTCGGGCGCTCCGAAGGGCAGCGACTCGGCGGTGTGGCCGCGCACTTCTACCACGAGTTCGACGGGCGGGACGTGGACCCTGGCCGCCTGGAAGCCGCCGTGCGGGCGGTGTTCGCGCGGCACGGCATGCTGCGCGTGCGTATCCTCGACGACGGTCGCCAGCGCATCCTGCCCGAGAGCACCTGGCCCGGACTGCGCGTCCACGACCTGCGTGAGCTGCGAGCGGCGGAGGCGGATCACCGGCTCGGTCAGCTGCGCCGGACCCTCTCGCACCGTCGGATGGACATCGCCGCCGCCGAGGTGTTCGACGTCCAGCTGTCCCTGCTCGCCGACGGCCGCACGCGTCTGCACATCAACCTCGACATGGTCGCCGCCGACGCGCTCAGCCTGCGTGTGCTGCTGGCCGACCTGGCCCGTGCCTACGCCGGGGCCACGCTGCCCGCCCTCGACTACAGCTATCCCCGCTACCTCGCCGAGCGCCGGGCCGCCCGCGAGACGCCGGCCCGCAAGGCGGCTCTGGAAGCCGACCGGGCGTACTGGCACCAGCGGCTGCCCGACCTGCCCGCGGCACCGCGACTCCCGGCGTCCACCGGGCAGTCGGCAGCCGTCACGGTCGTACGACGGCACCTGCACCTCGACGCCGATCGCACCCGGCGCTTCGAGGAAGCGGCCCGGCGTCACGGGCTCACGCCCGCCATGGCGCTGGCCGCCGTGTTCGCCGAAACGCTGCAAGCCTTCAGCGCCGAGCCGGACTTCCTGCTGAACCTGCCGTTGTTCGACCGCGAGCTGCTGCACGACGACGTCGCCTCACTGGTCGGCGACTTCACCTCGTCGGTGCTGCTGGCCTGGCACGGAGCCGCACCCGGCACCTTCGCCGAACGCGCGGCCCGGCTGCAGAAGCGTTTCCACGAAGACGTCGCGCATGCCGGCTACTCGGGCGTCGAGGTGCTGCGTGATGCCTCCCGGCTGCACGCTGACCGCGTCCTCGCGCCCGTCGTCTACACCAGCGCCCTTGGCCTGGGTGAACTCTTCGCCGACACGGTACGGGAGAGCTTCGGTGAGGCGTCCTGGATCATCTCCCAGGGCCCGCAGGTTTGGCTCGACGCCCAAGTCACCGAGGTCGGGGGCGGGCTGCTGGTCAACTGGGACGCGCGCGAGGACGCCTTCGCGCCGGGTGCCCTCGACACCATGTTCTCCGCCTACCGGACCCTGCTGGAACGGCTGCTGGACGCACCGAGGGCCTGGACCACCCCTGTGCCGCCGATGCTGCCCGACGCCCAGCGGACGGTGCGGGGCGCCGTGAACGCCACCGACTGGAACCCCGGCGCGACACGCCTGCACGACGGATTCTTCGACCGGGCCGCCGCCCGGCCCGACGCGCCCGCGCTGCTCTGGGGACAGGACGCCTCACTGACGTACGGCGAACTCGCCCAGCGGGCACTGGTGTTGGCCGGCCACTTGCAGGCGCGCGGCGTCCAACCCGGTGACCTGGTCGCCGTCACGCTGCCCAAGGGCCCCGACCAGATCACGGCCGTGCTGGCCGTCCTGGCCGTCGGCGCCGCCTACCTGCCCTTGGGCGTCGACCAGCCCGACGCCCGCCGCGAGCGCATCCACACGGCGGCCGGAATACGCCTCGTCCTCGACGACATCGCCGTACCGGCGGGGACGGAGCAGCTGCCCGCGCCGCTACCCGGAACTCCTGACGATCTCGCGTACGTCATCTACACCTCGGGTTCCACGGGCGAGCCCAAGGGTGTCGAGGTCACGCACGCGGCCGCCGTCAACACGATCGCGGACCTCAACGACCGGTTCGCAACGGCGCCTTCGGACCGCACCCTGGCGGTTTCGGCGCTCGACTTCGACCTTTCGGTGTACGACGTGTTCGGCACGCTCGCCTCAGGCGGCGCCGTCGTGTGCGTCGAGGAGTCCGCCCGCCGGGATGCCACCGCCTGGGCCGACCTGGTGCGTACGCGTCGGGTGACCGTCGTCAACTGCGTGCCCGCCCTGCTGGACATGCTCGTCACCGCCGCCGCAGGTCGCGACGGTCTGCCCACGCTGCGACTGGTGCTGCTCGGCGGCGACTGGGTGCCGTTGGACCTCCCGGGGCGGGTTCGCGCGGTGGCGCCGGACTGCCGGTTCGTGGCGCTGGGCGGCACGACCGAGACCGCGATCCACTCCACCGTGTGCGAGGTGGACGAAGTACCGGCGGACTGGGAGTCGGTTCCGTACGGAACGCCGCTGCGAGGTGTCCGGTGCCGGGTCGTCGACCGACTCGGCCGTGACTGTCCGGACTGGGTGCCCGGCGAGCTGTGGATCGGCGGGGCCGGGGTGGCGCGCGGCTACCGGGGAGATGCGGCGCGGACAGCCGACCGCTTCCTGGAAGCCGAGGGTCTGCGCTGGTACCGCACCGGCGACCGCGCCCGGTACTGGCCCGATGGCACGCTGGAGTTCCTGGGCCGCGCCGACCACCAGGTCAAGATCCGCGGCCATCGCATCGAACTCGGCGAGGTCGAGGCGGCACTGGCCGCAGTGCCCGGTGTGGAGCGGGCGGTAGCCGTGGTCGGAGAGGACGGGCGGCTGGCCGCCGCCGTCACCGGCGTCGCCGAGCCGGCGCAGCTGCGGGCCTACGCCGCCGAGCGGCTGCCGTCCGCCATGGTGCCCGAACGCGTCGCGGTCCTCGCCGAGTTGCCGCTCACCCCCAACGGCAAGATCGACCGCAAGGTCGTCGCCCGCCGGGTCGCACAGTGCGCAGAGGCCGGCGCCAGGACGGTCACCCCACCGCGCGGCGCACGCGAACAGCGGGTCGCAAGGGCCTGGGCGGACCTCCTCGGCACCGGTGACGTCGGACGCGAGGACGACTTCTTCACCCTCGGCGGCGACTCGCTGCTCGCCACCCGCCTTATCGCCCGTCTGCGCGCCGACGGCTACGGCGAGGTGCGGCTGGCCGACCTGTTCTCCCATCCCGTGCTGGCCGAGTTCGCGGTCCGCCTGCACACCGACGGCATGGCCCGTACCTCGAAGACGGTGACCGCTGACCCCGAGCACCGCCACGAGCCGTTCCCGCTCACCGACGTGCAGCGCGCCTACTGGCTCGGCCGCGGCCGGGACTTCACGCTCGGCGGCATCGGCTGCCACTTCTACCGCGAGTACGATGTCGTGGACCTGGACGTGGCCCGGCTGGAGTCGGCGCTCAACAGGCTCGTCCAGCGGCACGAGATGCTGCGCGCGGTCGTCGACGATGACGGAGAACAGCGCATCCTGCCCGAGGTGCCGCGTCTCACCGTGGAGATCACCGAGGCGGGACCCGATGTCGAAGCCGCCTTCGCGGAGCTGCGCGAGAGGGCCTCGCACCAGGTGTTCGACCCGGCCCGGTGGCCGCTGTTCACCGTCCGCGGAGTGCGTGCGGGACACCGTACGCGGCTCGCCATCGGCATCGACAACATCGCCCTCGACGCGCTGAGCATCCTCACCTTCTACGCGGAGCTCGCCATCCTGTACGGCGACACGGACGCCGAACTCCCGTCGGCCGACGTGTCGTTCCGCGACTACATATGCTCCACCGCTCCCGACCCCGAGGCGGTCGCCACCGCCCGCGCCTACTGGACCGAACTGCTGCCGCAGCTGCCGCCCGCCCCTGCCCTGCCCCTCGCCAAGGACCCGGCCACCGTCGAGTCCCCCTGCTTCACGCGCCGCGAGGCACGCATCGCGCCGGAGCGGTGGCAGGTCCTCACCGAACGAGCCCGTGTACACGGCCTCACGCCGTCCGGCGTGCTGCTGACCGCCTTCGCCGAGGTGCTCGGCCGGTGGAGCGCCCGTCCTGACCTCACCTTGAACCTCACCCTCTTCGACCGCCGCGACGTCCATCCGCACATCGGCAACATCCTCGGCGACTTCACCTCGCTGATGCTGGTCTCGTCGCGTCCGCGGGCCGGGGAGAGCTGGTCGGTCAGGGCCAGGCGGGTCCAGGAGGAGCTGTGGAGCTCCCTGGACCACCGGGACGTCTCCGCCGTGTGGGTACGGCGAGAGCTGGCCCGCCGCAGCGGAGAGCCCGAGACCACGATGCCCGTGGTGTTCACCAGCGCGCTCGGCGTCGGCGGCCGGCCTCCGCGCGCCCCGTTCGACCAGCAGGTCTGGGGGGTGTCGCAGACCCCGCAGGTATGGCTGGACCACCAGGTCACCGAGGACGGCGACGGCGTCCGCCTCAACTGGGACGTCGTCGAGGAACTCTTCCCCGACGGCCTCGTCGACGCCATGTTCGAGGCGTATCTGCGGCTGCTGGACTGGCTGGCCACCGGCGACTGGAACACTCCCGCCCCCGAGCTTCTGCCCGCCGGCCAGCACGCGACCCGCGCCGCCGTCAACGCCACCGGACCCGGCGTCCCCGGCCTGCTGCACACCGGCTTCTTCCGCCGCGCCGCCGACCAGCCCCAGCGGATCGCGCTGCTGTGGGGCGACGGCGAGCGCCTGACCTACGGTCAGCTCGCCGACCGCGCCCTCCGCCTGGCCACCGTCCTCGTCGAACGGGGCGTCCGGCGCAGTGAGACCATCGCCATCAGCGTGCCCAAGGGGCCCGACCAGATCGTGGCCGTACTCGGTGTGCTCGCCGCCGGAGCGGCGTATGTGCCCGTCGGGGTCGACCAGCCTTCCGCCCGCCGTGAGCGCATCCACCGCCTCTCGGGCGTCCGCTTCGCCGTCACGGAGCCCGGTGTCCAGGCCGGGGGCGGGGTCACGGCCGTACCGGTGGACGCGGCGCCCTCGATGGACGTGGCCGCCGCTCCCGTCGACGTGCCGGCCCACGCGCTCGCCTATGTCATCTTCACCTCCGGCTCCACCGGCGACCCCAAGGGCGTCGAGATCACCCACCAGGCGGCCGCCAACACCGTCACGGACATCAACCAGCGCTACGAGGTCACCGATTCCGACCGGGTGCTCGCCGTGTCCGCGCTCGACTTCGACCTGTCCGTGTACGACGTCTTCGGGCCGCTGTCGGCGGGCGGCGCGATGGTCCTGATCGGTGAGGACGAGCGGCGCGACGCCCGCCGCTGGCTCGACCTCGTGCGCCGCCACCGGATCACTGTCTGGAACACCGTGCCCGCCCTGCTGGACATGCTGCTCGTCACCGCCGAGAGCGGCGCCCAGGCACCCGACATGCTGCGGCTCGCGCTCGTCTCCGGCGACTGGGTGGGCCTCGACCTGCCGGCCCGGCTGGCCGAGCAGAGCCCGTGGTGCCGGTTCCTCGCCCTGGGCGGAGCCACCGAGGCCGCGATCTGGTCCAACGTCCACGAGGTCAGCGAGGTCGATCCCGCCTGGAAGTCCGTCCCCTACGGGCGTCCACTGCGCGGACAGCGCTTCCGTGTCGTGGACGCGCATGGACGCGACTGCCCCGACTGGGTGCCGGGCGAACTGTGGATCGGCGGCGCGGGTGTGGCCCTCGGCTACCGCAGCGCACCAGAGCTGACGCGGCGGCAGTTCGTGACCGTGGGCGGGGAGCGCTGGTACCGGACCGGTGACCTCGGCAGGTACTGGCCCGATGGCACGCTGGAGTTCCTGGGCCGCGCCGACCACCAGGTCAAGATCCGCGGCCACCGCATCGAACTCGGCGAGATCGAAGCGGCACTGCGGGATGCTCCTGGCGTGGGCCGAGCCCTCGTCACCGTGGCGGGTGAAGGTGCCGCACGGCGTCTGACCGCCACCGTCGTCCCGGCGAACGGCTCGACGGCGGCCGGTCTCACCGGAGCACAGCTCACCTCCTCCACAGTGGAGTTCCGGGACCGGGCCCGGCGCGTGGAGAGCGCGGCGGCGGAATCCTTCCTTGCGCAGCTGCTCGGCCTGAGCGACGTGGCCTCGGGGCTCACCGCCGACGAATGGGCGGCACGTCTGGGTGTGGCCGAGACGCACCTGCCCGTCCTGCGGTTGTGGCTGCGGTGGCTGGCAGAACGCAAGGTGCTCGTGGACGACGCGGGCGTGTACGCCCCCGGGCCCGAGGCCCCGGCAGCGCCGCCTGCGGCGCACACAGATGCATACTCCGGCCTGATCAGCCGCGCCCACCAGCGGCTCACCGACCGGATCGACGACTTCCGGTACATCCTGGCCGGGCGACTGGACGCCTCCGTCCTGCTCGCCGACGATGTCCTCGCCCCCGCCCGCCTCGCCGCAGCCGACCCCGGCAGTGAGGATGCCGTGCATGAGGTCGCGCAGCGTATCCGGCGGTTGGCCGACAAGCTGCGCCGCCCGGTGGAAGTCGCCGAGCTCGGTGGCGGGGACGGAGCGTGGGCCGCGCGGCTGCTGGACCGGCTGGCTCCCGAGCAGCTGCGGTACACGCTGCTGGACGGCGACCCGGACCTCGTGGAAGCCGCGCGGCAGCGGCTCGCCGGGCTGCCGCACGAGACCGCCTGCCACCGTCTGCCCGGACTGCTGCTCCCCGACGAGCTGCGGCACAGCTTCGACGTCGTCCTGGCCGACCAGATACTGCACCGGCACCCGGACCCGTCCCACGGTCCGGCGCTGGCCGCACTGCTGACACGGCGCGGCGGAATGCTGCTGGCCGTGGAGCGAGCCGAGCTCACGCCGGTCGCCCTGCTCACCGCGGCCCTGCTGGACGGTGGGTATGCAGGCTTCGACCGGGAACGGCGGGCCGCGGGCACGCCGATACTGTCCGCCGCCCGTTGGGCGGAACTGCTGGGCGCCGCCGGCTTCCACGACGTCAGGCACCACGTCCTCGGCGACTCCTTCACCGAACTGCTCCAGGCCCACCGGCCCGAAGACGCCGTCGACCTCGACCCGGCCGCACTGCGCACCCATGCGGCACAGCACCTGCCCGCGCACATGGTGCCCGAGCGGCTCGCCGTCCTGCCATGGCTGCCGCTCGGTGCCAACGGCAAGGTCGACCGCGCCACGGTCACCGCCCTCGTGTCGGCCGCGCAGAACGGCGAGGACCCGGACGAGCCCCCGCAGGGCGAGCTGGAGCAGGCCCTGGCGGTGATGTGGACCGAACTGCTGGGTGTGCCGGCGGTGGGCCGTCGGCAGAGCTTCTTCACTCTGGGCGGCGACAGCCTGCTCGCGACCCGCTTCCTCGCCCGGGTCGACCGGCACTACGGCATCCAGCTGCCGCTGCGACGCCTGTTCGCCGGCCCGACCCTCGAACGGGTCGCGGAATGCCTCGGCGCCGAACTCGCCCAGCTGGACGGGACCGAGGAGGGAGCACTGTGA